Proteins encoded by one window of Sus scrofa isolate TJ Tabasco breed Duroc chromosome 12, Sscrofa11.1, whole genome shotgun sequence:
- the TMEM199 gene encoding transmembrane protein 199, with protein MASCLLAGERLVRALSPGGELEPEQLPKKLRADLEAALGKKHKGGDGPPGPERLVSFRLIRDLHQYLRERDSTLYLHELLEGSEIYLPEVVKPPRNPELVARLEKIKIQLANEEYKRITRNVTCQDSRHGGTLSDLGKQVRSVKALVITIFNFIVTVAAAFVCTYLGSQYIFTEMTSRVLAALIVASVVGLAELYVMVRVMEGELGEL; from the exons ATGGCGTCTTGCTTGCTGGCCGGGGAGCGGCTGGTACGCGCTTTGAGCCCCGGCGGGGAACTGGAGCCAGAGCAGCTGCCCAAGAAACTGCGAGCAGATCTTGAGGCCGCGTTGGGAAAGAAGCACAAGGGCGGCGATGGCCCTCCTGGCCCTGAACGCCTGGTTTCTTTCCGCCTGATCCGGGATCTACACCAGTACCTGAGAGAAAGGG ATTCCACACTCTACCTTCATGAGCTCCTAGAAGGCAGTGAAATCTATCTTCCAGAGGTGGTGAAGCCTCCTCGG AACCCAGAGCTAGTTGCCCGACTGGAGAAGATTAAGATACAGCTTGCCAATGAGGAGTATAAGCGGATCACCCGCAATGTCACCTGTCAG gaTTCAAGGCATGGCGGAACGCTTAGTGACCTGGGAAAGCAAG TGAGGTCCGTGAAGGCTCTGGTCATCACCATCTTCAACTTCATTGTCACGGTGGCAGCTGCCTTTGTCTGCACTTACCTTGGAAGCCAATATATCTTCACAGAAATGACCTCG CGGGTACTGGCTGCATTGATTGTGGCGTCTGTGGTGGGCCTGGCCGAGCTGTACGTCATGGTGCGGGTGATGGAAGGCGAACTGGGAGAACTGTAA
- the POLDIP2 gene encoding polymerase delta-interacting protein 2 produces the protein MAGCVARRALTVGGRWWSRSLTGARGPRPLCAAGGAGALTPAATTTTRRHLSSRNRPEGKVLETVGVFEVPKQNGKYETGQLFLHSVFGYRGVVLFPWQARLYDRDVASAAPEKAENPAGHGSKEVKGKTHTYYQVLIDARDCPHISQRSQTEAVTFLANHDDSRALYAIPGLDYVSHEDILPYSSTDQVPIQHELFERFLLYDQTKAPPFVARETLRAWQEKNHPWLELSDVHRETTENIRVTVIPFYMGMREAQNSHVYWWRYCIRLENLDSDVVQLRERHWRIFSLSGTLETVRGRGVVGREPVLSKEQPAFQYSSHVSLQASSGHMWGTFRFERPDGSHFDVRIPPFSLESNKDEKTPPSGLHW, from the exons ATGGCGGGTTGTGTGGCCCGGCGGGCCTTGACCGTGGGCGGTCGCTGGTGGTCCCGGTCGCTGACCGGGGCTCGTGGGCCGAGACCGCTGTGTGCAGCGGGTGGAGCTGGGGCCTTAACACCAGCGGCGACCACGACGACGCGGAGGCACCTCTCGTCCCG AAACCGACCAGAAGGCAAAGTTTTGGAGACAGTTGGTGTGTTTGAGGTGCcaaaacagaatggaaaatatgagACTGGGCAG CTTTTCCTACACAGCGTTTTTGGCTACCGAGGTGTCGTCCTGTTTCCCTGGCAGGCCAGACTGTATGACCGGGATGTGGCTTCTGCAGCTCCAGAAAA AGCAGAGAATCCTGCCGGCCACGgctccaaggaggtgaaaggcaaAACTCACACTTACTATCAGGTGCTGATTGATGCCCGAGACTGTCCACATATA TCTCAGAGATCTCAGACAGAAGCTGTGACTTTCTTGGCTAACCATGATGACAGCCGGGCCCTCTATGCCATCCCGG gcCTGGACTATGTCAGCCATGAAGACATCCTCCCCTACAGCTCCACTGATCAGGTTCCCATCCAGCACGAGCTCTTCGAAAGATTTCTGCTGTATGACCAGACAAAAG CACCCCCTTTTGTGGCTCGGGAGACACTACGGGCCTGGCAAGAGAAGAATCATCCCTGGCTGGAGCTCTCCGATGTCCACCGTGAAACAACTGAGAACATCCGTGTCACCGTCATCCCCTTCTACATGGGCATGAGG GAGGCCCAGAATTCCCATGTCTACTGG TGGCGCTACTGCATCCGCCTGGAGAACCTCGACAGTGACGTGGTACAGCTCCGGGAGCGACACTGGAGGATATTCAGTCTATCTGGCACCTTGGAGACAGTGCGAGGCCGAGGGGTGGTGGGCAGG GAACCAGTGTTATCCAAGGAGCAGCCCGCATTCCAGTACAGCAGCCACGTCTCCCTGCAGGCTTCCAGCGGGCACATGTG GGGCACGTTCCGCTTTGAGAGGCCTGACGGTTCCCACTTTGATGTTCGgatccctcctttctccctcgaAAGCAATAAAGATGAGAAGACACCACCTTCAGGCCTTCACTGGTAG
- the TNFAIP1 gene encoding BTB/POZ domain-containing adapter for CUL3-mediated RhoA degradation protein 2 yields the protein MSGDTCLCPASGAKPKLSGFKGGGLGNKYVQLNVGGSLYYTTVRALTRHDTMLKAMFSGRMEVLTDKEGWILIDRCGKHFGTILNYLRDDTIILPQNRQEIKELMAEAKYYLIQGLVNMCQTALQDKKESYQPVCNIPIITSLKEEERLIESSTKPVVKLLYNRSNNKYSYTSNSDDHLLKNIELFDKLSLRFNGRVLFIKDVIGDEICCWSFYGQGRKLAEVCCTSIVYATEKKQTKVEFPEARIYEETLNVLLYETPRVPDNSLLEATSRSRSQASPSEDEETFELRDRVRRIHVKRYSTYDDRQLGHQSAHRD from the exons ATGTCAGGGGATACCTGTCTGTGCCCAGCCTCAGGGGCCAAGCCCAAGCTCAGTGGCTTCAAGGGTGGTGGCCTGGGCAACAAATACGTCCAGCTCAATGTGGGTGGCTCCCTGTACTACACCACCGTGCGGGCACTAACCCGGCACGACACCATGCTCAAGGCCATGTTCAGTGGGCGCATGGAGGTGCTGACCGACAAAGAAG GCTGGATCCTCATAGACCGATGTGGGAAGCACTTCGGCACCATTTTGAATTACCTCCGGGATGACACCATCATCCTCCCTCAAAACCGGCAAGAGATCAAAGAACTGATGGCGGAAGCGAAATATTACCTCATTCAGGGGCTGGTGAACATGTGCCAGACCGCCCTGCAG GACAAGAAGGAGTCCTACCAGCCTGTGTGCAacatccccatcatcacatccctgaaggaggaggagaggctcATCGAGTCATCCACCAAG CCGGTGGTGAAGCTGCTCTATAACAGAAGCAACAACAAGTATTCCTACACCAG CAACTCTGACGACCACCTGCTGAAGAACATCGAGCTGTTCGACAAGCTCTCCCTGCGCTTCAACGGCCGAGTGCTCTTCATCAAGGACGTCATCGGCGACGAGATCTGCTGCTGGTCCTTCTACGGGCAGGGGCGGAAGCTGGCAGAGGTGTGCTGCACCTCCATCGTGTACGCCACGGAGAAGAAGCAGACCAAG GTGGAATTCCCAGAGGCTCGGATCTATGAGGAAACACTCAACGTCCTACTCTACGAGACCCCCCGAGTCCCCGACAACTCCTTGTTGGAGGCCACAAGCCGAAGCCGCAGCCAGGCCTCCCCCAGTGAAGACGAGGAGACCTTTGAACTGCGGGACCGCGTCCGCCGCATCCACGTCAAGCGCTACAGCACTTATGATGACCGGCAGCTGGGCCACCAGTCTGCCCATCGCGACTGA